From the Leptospira licerasiae serovar Varillal str. VAR 010 genome, one window contains:
- a CDS encoding Abi-alpha family protein, with the protein MSELEEVAKAAAEASKFGTKALETTEKLLGFLSRVFAEPLEQVSGILGDRLKFLRWRRQVRIVDEVNALLKQRGIFDLRPLPVNLALTILENASMEENDEIQDIWNKLLANAMDPNFKNEIRTAYIDIIKSLSPLDARVLLAVFRNVNSFLPQQPLEFIGVTRKGIQAQLQIGQEEALLSIQNLFRVQCLALATDYAKFPVDEFSQIYAGGFDEFSLTLFGYRFVETCLG; encoded by the coding sequence ATGAGTGAATTAGAAGAAGTAGCAAAAGCAGCGGCGGAAGCTTCAAAATTTGGGACCAAAGCTCTTGAAACCACAGAAAAGCTTCTTGGTTTCCTAAGTAGAGTGTTCGCTGAACCTTTGGAACAAGTGTCTGGTATTCTTGGCGATAGGTTGAAATTTCTTCGTTGGAGACGCCAAGTTCGCATAGTAGATGAGGTGAACGCTTTACTAAAACAGCGTGGGATTTTCGACCTTCGGCCTTTGCCAGTTAATCTTGCGCTGACTATATTAGAAAATGCGAGTATGGAGGAAAACGATGAAATCCAAGATATTTGGAACAAGTTACTCGCCAATGCAATGGATCCCAATTTCAAGAATGAAATCCGGACTGCCTATATTGATATTATTAAATCGCTCAGTCCCTTGGACGCACGCGTCCTATTAGCAGTTTTTAGAAATGTCAATTCGTTCCTCCCGCAGCAACCCTTGGAATTTATTGGTGTCACCCGTAAAGGGATTCAGGCACAGCTTCAAATCGGACAAGAGGAGGCACTACTAAGTATCCAAAATCTTTTCCGGGTTCAATGTCTTGCACTAGCTACTGATTATGCGAAATTCCCCGTTGATGAATTCTCACAAATATACGCCGGTGGCTTTGATGAGTTTTCCCTCACACTTTTCGGATATCGGTTCGTTGAAACTTGCTTGGGTTAA
- a CDS encoding CopG family transcriptional regulator — protein sequence MARFESLGPVIGGKVRKFMKKKTRYTDAPASISSSIKSSVVIDDFLPPPNKLVLKEDNSKITIVLSKKSISFFKEQSKRSGVPYQTMIKKVLDLYTEHYAHK from the coding sequence ATGGCAAGATTCGAATCATTGGGGCCGGTTATTGGAGGCAAGGTAAGAAAGTTTATGAAAAAGAAAACGAGATACACTGATGCACCGGCATCTATATCATCTTCAATTAAATCTTCTGTTGTAATTGATGATTTCCTTCCTCCTCCAAACAAGCTTGTTTTGAAAGAGGATAATTCCAAAATAACTATAGTCTTAAGTAAGAAGAGTATTTCATTCTTTAAAGAGCAATCTAAAAGATCTGGAGTTCCTTATCAGACTATGATTAAGAAAGTCCTGGATTTATATACTGAGCATTACGCTCATAAATGA
- a CDS encoding SEFIR domain-containing protein, whose protein sequence is MEQPKTFISYSWSSPDHENRVLNLATELVNSGVQVILDKWDLKEGNDSIAFMESMVTDPSIQKVILVCDRVYSEKANERKGGVGTEAQIISGEIYRKADQGKFVAVVVEKDQDGNAFLPAYYKNRIYIDLSYSSDYTNGFTQLLRWLYNKPLYQKPEIGKPPKFVSNETSLINSSLLHNHLCKAIRENSDSQKGLLREYLELITDNFEKLRITEPDSNSFDDQVVSSISDFIPYRNEFLEIVNLLSKYETDAASLNQFHKFFESLIPFQYNQKIPGSYRDWDFDNFKFIIQELFLLLIATLLKHERFQTAAYFLSQRYYYSTDRSGISMQHFSIFRQPLASLKFRNSRLKLGRLSLHADLLKERAQESMIDFTSIMQADFVLYFKGILDSIRNEEHNFWWPDTLLYMSHWPKKFEIFARCESLSYFEKVKILFGIQIKGEFSQVFDELAKDRSLIPRWEIESFDPRFMLNFDNLCKYN, encoded by the coding sequence ATGGAACAACCGAAGACATTTATATCATATAGTTGGAGTTCGCCAGACCATGAAAATAGAGTATTGAATTTGGCAACCGAGCTTGTAAATTCTGGAGTGCAAGTCATTTTAGATAAATGGGATTTAAAAGAAGGAAATGATTCGATAGCATTTATGGAGTCGATGGTGACAGACCCTTCAATTCAAAAGGTTATTCTAGTATGTGACCGGGTGTATTCCGAGAAGGCAAATGAAAGAAAGGGAGGGGTTGGAACGGAAGCGCAAATAATTTCCGGTGAGATTTATCGAAAGGCAGATCAAGGGAAGTTTGTAGCAGTAGTTGTCGAAAAAGATCAAGACGGGAACGCATTTTTGCCTGCATACTATAAGAATAGAATCTACATCGATTTGTCTTACTCATCAGATTACACAAATGGGTTTACTCAGCTTCTTCGCTGGCTTTATAATAAACCACTTTATCAAAAACCAGAAATAGGAAAGCCTCCTAAATTTGTGTCAAATGAAACCTCTTTAATTAATAGTAGCCTCTTACATAACCATTTATGCAAAGCAATAAGAGAAAACAGCGATTCTCAGAAAGGATTGCTAAGAGAATATCTTGAATTAATAACTGATAATTTTGAAAAATTAAGAATTACTGAACCTGATTCAAATTCTTTTGATGATCAGGTTGTTTCCAGTATATCAGATTTTATTCCTTATAGAAATGAATTTCTTGAAATTGTTAATCTTCTTTCAAAATACGAAACAGACGCAGCTTCATTAAATCAATTTCATAAATTTTTCGAATCGCTAATACCATTTCAATATAATCAGAAAATACCCGGCTCATATAGAGATTGGGATTTTGATAATTTTAAGTTTATAATCCAGGAATTATTTTTATTATTAATTGCTACTTTGCTTAAGCATGAGCGATTTCAGACGGCCGCATATTTCCTATCGCAGAGATACTACTATTCTACAGATAGATCGGGAATTTCAATGCAGCATTTTTCAATATTCCGCCAACCTTTAGCTTCTTTGAAATTTCGAAATAGTAGGTTAAAGCTAGGTCGTCTCTCATTGCATGCTGATTTACTAAAAGAAAGAGCTCAAGAATCTATGATTGATTTTACTTCGATAATGCAAGCAGACTTTGTTTTATACTTTAAAGGAATACTTGATTCGATACGAAATGAAGAGCATAATTTTTGGTGGCCTGATACATTGCTTTACATGTCTCATTGGCCTAAGAAATTCGAAATATTTGCGCGCTGCGAATCGCTTTCTTACTTTGAAAAAGTGAAAATTCTTTTTGGCATCCAAATTAAAGGAGAATTTAGTCAAGTGTTTGATGAATTGGCTAAGGATAGGAGCCTCATCCCTAGGTGGGAAATTGAAAGTTTTGATCCAAGATTCATGCTAAATTTTGATAATTTATGCAAGTATAATTAA
- a CDS encoding BrnT family toxin, with protein sequence MEFEWDPAKNEENLRKHGIDFYEAQRAFLDPNRVITLDVVHSSDSEKRYYCFGLIDSHVSTVRFTVRNGKIRIIGAGYWRQGKKVYEKENEIH encoded by the coding sequence ATGGAGTTTGAATGGGATCCTGCAAAGAATGAAGAAAATTTGCGGAAACATGGAATTGACTTCTACGAGGCTCAACGGGCTTTCTTGGATCCCAACCGTGTTATCACTCTGGATGTTGTTCATTCTTCAGATTCGGAAAAGAGATATTATTGTTTTGGCCTTATTGATTCACATGTATCAACCGTAAGATTTACCGTTAGAAATGGCAAGATTCGAATCATTGGGGCCGGTTATTGGAGGCAAGGTAAGAAAGTTTATGAAAAAGAAAACGAGATACACTGA